CTGCTGCGAGAAATCGTTTAGCGTATGGGTGATGGTTTCCGTGGCGTAGTGAAGATAGATCAAACGCCAAGCCAAACCGCCCACCGTCACCACGAGCGCGACGGTCAATCCCTGCACAAACTTTGGCATCACAGCCCCTCCCGAATCCCCGGCTCATCGTAAGCAAGGCTCCGATGCCTGCGCAATTTGCCTTACGGCAGAGTTCGCTTCAAAAGAACAGGCCGGTCCATTTCCGCTAGTCGCGAAAGGCGGCCCAATATGCCTTCGAAGAAAAGGCGAAAGAAAATCAGAGTGCCTTCTCTCAAAAAAACAACTGACAAATGGGCTCAGGTTCACCTCCGCACAGGTGAGAAGTGAACCTGCCCCCGTTATCTTCACCCGCCCCTAATTTAAAATCACTAAGACCGCTATTTTTCATTAACAAAAAAGGGCGGCACAATTTGCCGCCCTCAATTATCACCATATCGCAGAAAACTACTTATTCAGCCGCACTTGCTATACCCACAATTCAAACAAGTCTGGCACCCATCCATCAGCACCAGCGCCTGGGTGTTGCACTTGACGCAAAGGGTGGCGCCGGGCGGGAAGCCGGTGGCGGATTCGGACTTGGCTTCAGCAGCAGCAGGTACAGCGCTCTTACCGTTGGCAGCGGCCTCGTAAGCAGCTCGCTTTTCGGCAATGAGCTTGCGTGTGGACTCATCCATTTCCGGATCGTGGATGAGGCCGATAGTCTTCATGTGTTGCTCGATCACCCCGCCGATCTCGGCGACGATGCTCGGCATGTAGACGCCGCCGGCTTTGAAGTAGCCGCCGCGCGGGTCGAACACAGCCTTCATCTCTTCCACCAGGAAGGTGACGTCGCCGCCTTTGCGGAATACGGCGGAGAGGATGCGGGTGAGCGCCACGATCCACTGGAAGTGGTCCATGTTCTTCGAGTTGATGAAGATCTCGAAGGGACGGCGCTGTTCGTACTGGGTGCCGGCGTTGAGCACGATGTCGTTGACGGTGACGTACAACGCATGCTCGAACAGCGGTGATTTGATCTTGTAGGTGGAGCCGACAAGCGTCTCGGGACGCTCCAGGCTCTCGTGCATCTGGATGACTTCCGCCTTGGGCGCTTCTTTGGAAGCGGCCGGCTGGGCGGCGGGTGCAGCGGCGGACGCGGCTTTGTCTTCGGGCTTGACGACGTTGTAGCCCTTGATCTTCTTTTCGATCTTGATCGCCATGGTGTGTGCTTCTTTTGAAGTGATTGGCGGCACGCATCAGCTTGAAGTGGCTGGCAAAACCAAGATCTCAGCGGAGACTCGAGGTCCAGAGCGGTAAGGGCACTGGATTCCTGCCTTCGCAGGAATGACGGGACTGAGAGGGTGCCCGGTCTTGATGGCTACTTCGGAACAGACCGGCCCGGCGTTTGCACGCCGGGCCGGACCGTTTTACGACTTACTTACGGCGTGCGGACTTCTTGGCGACCTTGCGGACGGCCTTCTTCACGCTCGCCTTCTTGCTGGCAGTGGACCTCTTGACCGCCTTGGCGGCGGTCTTCTTACCGGCGGCCTTGCGGGCCGTCTTCTTGACTGCGGCCTTCTTGGCCGTCTTTTTGCTGCTGACCTTACGAACAGCCTTTTTGGCGGCGACCTTGCGCACTGCCTTCTTGGCGACCTTGCGGCCGACCTTCTTGGCAGCGGCCTTCTTCACCGCTTTCTTCTTGGCAACCTTCTTGATGGCGGCTTTCTTCACCGCCTTCTTGGCGACCTTCTTGGCAGCAGCCTTCTTGACCGCTTTCTTCACGGTCTTCTTGGCGGCAGCCTTTTTCACGGTCTTCTTGACGGCCTTCTTGGCGGCAGCCTTCTTCACCGTCTTCTTGACGGCCTTCTTGGCAGCGGCCTTCTTCACCGCCTTCTTGGCGGCTTTCTTGGCCGGAGCTGCCTTCTTGGCCGCAGCCACCTTCTTCTTGGCACGAGCCTTCTTGGGGGCGGCTGCCGGGGTCACTTCGACCACGGGAACCTCGACCGGCGCTTCTACGACCGTTACGGTTTCTTCGTTCACTTCAAACTCGGTATCGATGGACATGCGGGTATTCCCCTCCGACGTGGATTTTGGAACTTATGTTGAGCCTTGCCACCGGATATTCGGTATTGCTCTTGGCAGTGGGTCGGTGTCTGCAGGCAGGCACCGGCGCATAGTTTAGAACTTTCCGTAATACCCTTCCTTCAAGGCATCGAACAAATTGGCGGCTGTGTGCATTTCGCCGTCGTACTCCACTTCTTCGTTGCCTTTCAGTTCGACAACACTACCGTCCTCTAATTCGAAGCGGTAGTGGGTGTTCTCAAGATCGGCTTCTTTGACGAGCACGCCCTGGAACGCAGCGGGGTTGAAGCGGAAGGTGGTGCATCCCTTCAAGCCTTGTTTATAGGCGTAGAAGTAGATGTCTTTGAAGTCTTCGTAGGGGTAGTCGGTGGGCACGTTCGCCGTCTTGGAGATGGACGAGTCGATCCACAACTGCGAGGCGGCCTGGATGTCGACGTGCTCTTTGGGCGAGATGTCGTCGGCGGCCACGAAGTAATCGGGCAGCTTGAACTTGGGGTCGTCGGTAAAGGGCACGGCTTCGGCGTTGATCAAGGCGCGGTAGGCCAGCAGCTCGTAGCTGTAGACCTCTACCTTTTCCTTGGTCTTGCGGCCTTCGCGGATCACGTTGCGCGAATAGTGATGGGCGAAGCTGGGCTCGATGCCGTTGCTGGCGTTGTTGGCCAGCGACAGGGAGATGGTGCCGGTGGGCGCGATGGAGCTGTGGTGGGTGAAGCGCGCGCCGGTTTCGGCGAGCTGCTCGACCAGGTTGGGCGCCACGCTGGCTACGCGCTGCATGTAGCGGCTGTACTTGGCGTGGAGCACGCGACCGGGGATGGAATCACCCACTTTGTAGCCGTCGGCGACCATTTCCGGGCGCTTGCGCAGCATGTCGCCGGTGACGGTGTAGTCGCAGGCGAGCACGGGCGCCACGCCCTTTTCCTTGGCGAGTTCCAGCGCGACTTCCCAGCCGGCCACGGCCATGTCGCGGGAGACTTCTTCGGTGAAGGCGACGGACTCGGCGGAGCCGTAGCGCATCTTGAGCATGGTGATGGTGGAGCCGAGGCCCAGGAAGCCCATGCCGTGGCGGCGCTTGGAGAGGATCTCGTGGCGCTGCTGTTCCAGCGGCAGGCCGTTGATCTCCACCACGTTGTCGAGCATGCGGGTGAACACTTTGACTACTTCGCGGTATTCGTCCCAGTCGAAGCGGGCCTTGGGGCCGAAGGGATCGCGTACGAAGGTGGTCAGGTTCACCGAGCCCAGCAGGCAGGAGCCGTAGGGCGGCAGCGGCTGTTCGCCGCAGGGGTTGGTGGCGCGGATGTGTTCGCACCACCAGTTGTTGTTCATCTCGTTGACCTTGTCGATCAGGATGAAACCCGGCTCGGCGAAGTCATAGGTGGACACCATGATCATGTCCCACAGGTGGCGCGCGCGGATGTGGCCGTAGATCTTGCAGGCCACCAGGCCGTCTTCGCGCTCCACGTAGTTTTCGTGGGTGGGCCACTCGCGCCACACGATGGTGGCGGGGTCGTTGAGGTCGACCTCGTCCTTTTCCTTGACGTGTACGGGGAATACCAACGGCCAGTCGTGGTCGTGCTCTACCGCCTGCATGAAGCCGTCGGTGATGAGCAGGGACAGGTTGAACTGGCGCAGGCGGCCGTCTTCGCGCTTGGCGCGGATGAATTCCTTCACGTCGGGATGGCTGACGTCGAACGTGCCCATCTGCGCACCGCGGCGACCGCCAGCGGAGGAGACGGTGAAGCACATCTTGTCGTAGATATCCATGAAGGACAGCGGGCCGGAGGTGTACGCACCCGCACCCGACACGTACGCGCCGCGCGGACGCAGCGTGGAGAATTCGTAGCCGATGCCGCAGCCGGCTTTCAGCGTGAGGCCCGCCTCGTGCACTTTATCCAGGATGTTGTCCATGGAGTCCAGGATGGTGCCGGACACGGTGCAGTTGATGGTGGAGGTCGCCGGCTTGTGTGCCAGCGCGCCTGCGTTGGAGGTGATGCGGCCGGCGGGAATGGCACCGCGACGCAGCGCCCACAGGAAGCGTTCGTTCCAGTGTTCGCGCAGTTCCGGCGTGGCTTCCACGTCGGACAGTGCGCGGGCGACGCGCTGGTAGGTTTCGTCGACGCTACCGTCGACCGGCGCGCCCGACTTAGCCTTCAGGCGGTACTTCTTGTCCCAGATGTCGTAGGACGCAGGCTGCAG
This genomic window from Dyella terrae contains:
- a CDS encoding histidine biosynthesis protein HisIE, coding for MSIDTEFEVNEETVTVVEAPVEVPVVEVTPAAAPKKARAKKKVAAAKKAAPAKKAAKKAVKKAAAKKAVKKTVKKAAAKKAVKKTVKKAAAKKTVKKAVKKAAAKKVAKKAVKKAAIKKVAKKKAVKKAAAKKVGRKVAKKAVRKVAAKKAVRKVSSKKTAKKAAVKKTARKAAGKKTAAKAVKRSTASKKASVKKAVRKVAKKSARRK
- a CDS encoding NrdJb, producing MAIKIEKKIKGYNVVKPEDKAASAAAPAAQPAASKEAPKAEVIQMHESLERPETLVGSTYKIKSPLFEHALYVTVNDIVLNAGTQYEQRRPFEIFINSKNMDHFQWIVALTRILSAVFRKGGDVTFLVEEMKAVFDPRGGYFKAGGVYMPSIVAEIGGVIEQHMKTIGLIHDPEMDESTRKLIAEKRAAYEAAANGKSAVPAAAEAKSESATGFPPGATLCVKCNTQALVLMDGCQTCLNCGYSKCG
- a CDS encoding adenosylcobalamin-dependent ribonucleoside-diphosphate reductase, translating into MSTMRAPAVNRDAAAIPLQPASYDIWDKKYRLKAKSGAPVDGSVDETYQRVARALSDVEATPELREHWNERFLWALRRGAIPAGRITSNAGALAHKPATSTINCTVSGTILDSMDNILDKVHEAGLTLKAGCGIGYEFSTLRPRGAYVSGAGAYTSGPLSFMDIYDKMCFTVSSAGGRRGAQMGTFDVSHPDVKEFIRAKREDGRLRQFNLSLLITDGFMQAVEHDHDWPLVFPVHVKEKDEVDLNDPATIVWREWPTHENYVEREDGLVACKIYGHIRARHLWDMIMVSTYDFAEPGFILIDKVNEMNNNWWCEHIRATNPCGEQPLPPYGSCLLGSVNLTTFVRDPFGPKARFDWDEYREVVKVFTRMLDNVVEINGLPLEQQRHEILSKRRHGMGFLGLGSTITMLKMRYGSAESVAFTEEVSRDMAVAGWEVALELAKEKGVAPVLACDYTVTGDMLRKRPEMVADGYKVGDSIPGRVLHAKYSRYMQRVASVAPNLVEQLAETGARFTHHSSIAPTGTISLSLANNASNGIEPSFAHHYSRNVIREGRKTKEKVEVYSYELLAYRALINAEAVPFTDDPKFKLPDYFVAADDISPKEHVDIQAASQLWIDSSISKTANVPTDYPYEDFKDIYFYAYKQGLKGCTTFRFNPAAFQGVLVKEADLENTHYRFELEDGSVVELKGNEEVEYDGEMHTAANLFDALKEGYYGKF